A section of the Amycolatopsis sp. AA4 genome encodes:
- a CDS encoding nitrate- and nitrite sensing domain-containing protein — protein sequence MAGPEGKRITVKQNSGRNGRGSSIRSRVLAIALIPSAALLLVGIALAGYLIFDATQARSYAQKIRGSEGPGIPFLLAAEQERQLSMSVLAGQDAARAALLAVRPKTDASAAQITSVLEGNFATDSNVPASVKQNIATFAALEAKLPQLRQQVDSGQVPRLEVFSFYNQIIDQFTQGVAGLAQGARGADNAFARLSAIPIFNAAEEMQRSDALAAAGLASGGLSGDEQRAYLGQIGAYHAQLEQSVPQMVPEVRANYDKLVSSPAWTTVTQVENALLSGAKQLPVPLEQWRTDAKQVATTLMTMFAAQSAHATNAAIADADDTLRNSIIAGAAAVLFALAVVLVALRLSNRFIARLARLREDTLDAAEVRLPELVGRVRAGEPVDLDEGGHLLDHGTDEIGEVAEAFNLAQQSALAAAVEEAKTRQGTKAVFLNIAHRSQVIVHRQLKVLDAAERKQEDPDQLDTLFRLDHLSTRARRNAENLIILGGGQPGRQWRNPVSLVELVRGAAAETEHFARVKTAKLPEVAVRGPVVGDLVHLLAELIDNATSFSPPESRVELRGNVVGKGVVIEVEDQGLGIEPEQADEFNAMLADPPDFGIMALSDEPRLGLFVVARLASRHGISVHLRDSAYGGTRAIVLVRKDLLAPLSETEPPEAAAESTSDSDGVPELSRLAVEPSRPAPEPQRPELPRRKAARPAPEPQQAEPPQRSRIAPEPRVAPEQQRPEQQRPELPTRRAMRPAAEAPPVRPPHNREQRPPADNGRAPRPAVENGRAAPPRPPGRPPLPQRRRQQNLVPQLRGDRPAPESDDVREDSPEQARSRLSAFQQGTRRAREADPGHDNRYGDRD from the coding sequence ATGGCAGGGCCGGAAGGAAAACGGATCACGGTGAAGCAGAATTCCGGGCGAAACGGCCGCGGGTCGTCTATTCGTTCTCGCGTGCTCGCGATCGCGTTGATTCCGAGTGCCGCGCTGCTGCTGGTGGGTATCGCGCTCGCCGGATACCTGATTTTCGACGCGACGCAGGCGCGGAGTTACGCGCAGAAGATTCGCGGTTCGGAAGGCCCCGGCATTCCGTTCCTGCTCGCCGCGGAACAGGAACGGCAGCTGTCGATGAGCGTGCTCGCCGGACAGGACGCCGCGCGCGCCGCGCTGCTGGCCGTCCGGCCGAAGACCGACGCGTCCGCCGCGCAGATCACCTCGGTGCTGGAGGGCAACTTCGCCACCGACTCGAACGTGCCCGCGAGCGTCAAGCAGAACATCGCCACGTTCGCCGCGCTGGAAGCGAAACTGCCGCAGCTGCGCCAGCAGGTCGACTCCGGACAGGTGCCGCGGCTCGAGGTGTTTTCCTTCTACAACCAGATCATCGACCAGTTCACCCAGGGCGTCGCCGGTCTCGCGCAGGGCGCGCGCGGCGCGGACAACGCCTTCGCCCGGCTGTCCGCGATCCCGATTTTCAACGCGGCCGAGGAAATGCAGCGCAGCGACGCCTTGGCGGCGGCCGGGCTCGCCTCGGGCGGGTTGTCCGGCGACGAGCAGCGCGCGTACCTCGGCCAGATCGGCGCGTATCACGCCCAGCTCGAACAGTCGGTGCCGCAGATGGTGCCTGAGGTGCGGGCGAACTACGACAAGCTCGTCTCGAGTCCCGCGTGGACGACCGTGACGCAGGTCGAGAACGCCTTGCTGTCCGGCGCGAAACAGCTTCCGGTGCCGCTGGAGCAGTGGCGGACCGACGCCAAACAGGTCGCCACCACGCTGATGACGATGTTCGCCGCGCAGAGCGCGCACGCGACCAACGCGGCGATCGCCGACGCGGACGACACGCTGCGGAACTCGATCATCGCGGGCGCGGCGGCGGTGCTCTTCGCGCTCGCCGTGGTGCTGGTCGCGCTGCGGCTGTCGAACCGCTTCATCGCCCGGCTCGCCCGGCTGCGCGAGGACACCCTCGACGCGGCCGAGGTGCGGCTGCCGGAACTCGTCGGCCGCGTGCGCGCGGGCGAACCGGTGGACCTCGACGAGGGCGGGCACCTGCTCGACCACGGCACGGACGAGATCGGCGAGGTGGCCGAGGCGTTCAACCTCGCGCAGCAGTCCGCGCTCGCCGCCGCGGTCGAAGAGGCCAAGACCCGGCAAGGCACGAAGGCGGTGTTCCTCAACATCGCGCACCGCAGCCAGGTCATCGTGCACCGGCAGCTGAAGGTGCTGGACGCCGCCGAGCGCAAGCAGGAGGACCCGGACCAGCTCGACACGCTGTTCCGCCTCGACCACCTCTCCACCCGCGCCCGGCGCAACGCGGAGAACCTGATCATCCTCGGCGGCGGCCAGCCCGGACGGCAGTGGCGCAATCCGGTGTCGCTGGTGGAACTCGTCCGCGGCGCGGCGGCGGAAACCGAGCACTTCGCGCGGGTGAAGACGGCGAAGCTGCCGGAGGTCGCCGTGCGCGGGCCGGTCGTCGGCGACCTCGTGCACCTGCTCGCCGAGCTGATCGACAACGCGACGTCGTTCTCGCCGCCGGAATCGCGCGTCGAACTGCGCGGCAACGTGGTCGGCAAGGGCGTCGTGATCGAGGTCGAGGACCAGGGGCTGGGCATCGAGCCGGAGCAGGCCGACGAGTTCAACGCGATGCTCGCCGACCCGCCGGACTTCGGGATCATGGCGTTGTCCGACGAACCGCGGCTGGGCCTGTTCGTGGTCGCGCGGCTGGCGTCGCGGCACGGGATCTCGGTGCACCTGCGCGACTCCGCGTACGGCGGGACCCGGGCGATCGTGTTGGTGCGCAAGGATTTGCTCGCGCCGCTCAGCGAGACCGAGCCGCCGGAGGCCGCCGCGGAGTCCACTTCGGACTCGGACGGCGTGCCCGAGCTTTCCCGGCTCGCGGTGGAGCCCTCCCGGCCGGCTCCGGAACCGCAGCGACCGGAATTGCCGCGGCGGAAGGCGGCGCGCCCGGCTCCCGAACCGCAGCAGGCGGAACCGCCGCAGCGGTCGCGGATCGCGCCGGAACCTCGGGTCGCGCCTGAGCAACAACGGCCGGAGCAGCAGCGGCCGGAGTTGCCGACCCGGCGCGCGATGCGGCCGGCCGCCGAGGCGCCGCCGGTCCGCCCGCCGCACAACCGGGAGCAGCGCCCGCCCGCGGACAACGGCCGCGCGCCGCGTCCGGCGGTCGAGAACGGCCGGGCCGCGCCGCCGCGTCCGCCCGGACGTCCGCCGCTGCCGCAGCGGCGCAGGCAGCAGAACCTCGTTCCGCAGTTGCGCGGTGACCGGCCGGCGCCGGAATCCGACGACGTCCGCGAGGATTCGCCGGAGCAGGCCCGTTCCCGGCTCAGCGCGTTCCAGCAGGGCACCCGGCGGGCCCGCGAGGCCGATCCCGGGCACGACAACAGGTACGGAGATCGCGACTGA
- the kynU gene encoding kynureninase: MTESAVRSESLADEAAALDAADPLAAKRAEFDLDPEVAYFDGNSLGAPPKHVAERVSQVIRQQWGRRLIRSWTEGWWEAPQRVGERIAPLVGAAAGQVVVADSTSVDLFKVLVAAVRANPGRDELLVDAGTFPTDGYVADQAARLTGHTVRRVPVAELPGAVSERTAAVLVNHVDYVSGRLHDMPSVTEAVHAAGALAVWDLCHSVGAIPVRLDACGVDFAVGCTYKFLNGGPGSPAFVYVAQRHQAEFDQPLAGWAGHADPFGMEPGYRGSAGIARARAGTPDILSMLALDAALDVWDDVDLSVLRAKGLALGDFFFRCADELLPGADIPTPREHTRGHQVSVRDAGGQQTMNALHERGVLGDFRPPDVLRFGLAPLYTTYAEVLRAVTVLREVR, translated from the coding sequence ATGACCGAATCCGCTGTGCGCAGCGAAAGCCTTGCCGACGAGGCGGCCGCGCTCGATGCCGCCGACCCGCTCGCCGCGAAACGCGCGGAGTTCGACCTTGACCCGGAAGTCGCGTACTTCGACGGGAATTCCCTTGGCGCGCCGCCGAAACACGTCGCCGAGCGGGTGAGCCAGGTGATCCGGCAGCAGTGGGGGCGGCGGCTGATCCGGTCGTGGACCGAGGGCTGGTGGGAAGCCCCGCAGCGGGTCGGGGAGCGGATCGCGCCGCTGGTCGGGGCCGCGGCCGGGCAGGTCGTGGTGGCGGATTCGACGAGCGTGGACCTGTTCAAAGTGCTCGTCGCGGCGGTGCGGGCGAACCCTGGTCGCGACGAGCTGCTGGTCGACGCGGGAACCTTCCCGACCGACGGCTATGTCGCCGACCAGGCGGCCCGGCTCACCGGGCACACCGTGCGGCGCGTGCCGGTGGCGGAACTGCCCGGCGCGGTGAGCGAGCGGACCGCCGCGGTGCTCGTGAACCACGTCGACTACGTCAGCGGGCGGCTGCACGACATGCCGTCGGTCACCGAAGCCGTGCACGCGGCCGGCGCGCTCGCGGTGTGGGACCTCTGCCACAGCGTCGGCGCGATTCCGGTTCGGCTGGACGCGTGCGGCGTCGACTTCGCGGTGGGTTGTACGTACAAATTCCTGAACGGCGGACCGGGTTCGCCCGCGTTCGTCTATGTGGCACAACGCCATCAGGCGGAATTCGATCAGCCGCTCGCCGGATGGGCCGGGCACGCGGATCCGTTCGGCATGGAACCGGGGTACCGCGGCAGCGCGGGGATCGCGCGCGCCCGCGCCGGCACGCCGGACATCCTGTCGATGCTGGCGCTCGACGCCGCGCTGGACGTCTGGGACGACGTCGACCTTTCCGTGCTGCGGGCGAAAGGCTTGGCGCTGGGCGATTTCTTTTTCCGGTGCGCGGACGAACTGCTGCCCGGAGCCGACATTCCGACCCCGCGCGAGCACACGCGGGGACACCAGGTTTCGGTGCGCGACGCGGGCGGCCAGCAGACGATGAACGCGCTGCACGAACGCGGGGTGCTCGGCGATTTCCGGCCGCCGGACGTGCTGCGCTTCGGGCTGGCCCCGCTGTACACGACTTACGCCGAGGTGCTGCGGGCGGTGACCGTGCTGCGCGAGGTGCGCTGA
- a CDS encoding long-chain fatty acid--CoA ligase — protein MTQSIAEQAEGQTIPLLLRRNAVEHGDRPALTSLDLEGRPTLTWSEFRTAIAEVSRGLAGLGLAAGDRMLIMAPSSPDHLVADLAAVHLAAIPCTAYATLSPDQIRYVARHSAAPVVVLAGADEVSRWRQVLDDLPALRRVAVMDESAIPDGDDRFVSFSAVREAGRAALAADPEAFDRAWQAIRPDDPLAMIYTSGTTGDPKGVVLSHRNAIHESIAVHSLHHVPMHSTNIAYLPLAHIAERALSIYIPIVAAGHVHTVGNPSDVVTALGQVHPQSFFGVPRVWEKMVASLKNMLAGLPEDRREALVSANELLQEGYKLRSAGKEVPADLAERIAKTDETVLAPVRALLGFDNLYIASSGAAALPLEVLYFIAGLGVEIREVWGLSETTGAATANSADAFRAGTVGRPIDGVEVKTGEDGELLVRGPIVFLGYLQADGTIESATDADGWFATGDIGTIDDDGYVTITDRKKELIITSSGKNIAPTRIEGLLKEHPLIGQAVAIGDGRPYVTALIVLDDEIAPGWAAANGVEADGIDALAAHEAVQAEIARAVESANSRLARAEQIKKYQVLTTAWTPETGELTPTLKLKRRVINDRYRPDIASLYA, from the coding sequence TTGACCCAGTCGATCGCCGAACAGGCCGAGGGCCAAACCATCCCGCTGCTGCTGCGGCGCAACGCCGTCGAGCACGGCGACCGGCCCGCGCTCACCTCGCTCGATCTCGAGGGCCGTCCGACGCTCACCTGGAGCGAGTTCCGGACCGCGATCGCCGAGGTGTCGCGGGGGCTCGCCGGGCTCGGCCTCGCCGCGGGCGACCGGATGCTGATCATGGCTCCCAGCTCGCCGGACCACCTCGTCGCCGACCTCGCCGCCGTGCACCTGGCGGCCATCCCGTGCACGGCGTACGCGACGCTCAGCCCGGACCAGATCCGCTACGTCGCCCGGCACAGCGCCGCGCCGGTCGTCGTCCTCGCCGGCGCCGACGAGGTGTCCCGCTGGCGGCAGGTGCTCGACGACCTGCCCGCGCTGCGCCGCGTGGCGGTGATGGACGAATCCGCGATCCCGGACGGCGACGACCGGTTCGTCTCCTTCTCCGCGGTGCGCGAAGCCGGCCGAGCCGCGCTCGCCGCCGACCCCGAGGCGTTCGACCGCGCGTGGCAGGCGATCCGCCCGGACGACCCGCTCGCGATGATCTACACGTCCGGCACCACCGGCGATCCCAAGGGCGTCGTGCTTTCCCACCGCAACGCGATCCACGAGAGCATCGCGGTGCACTCGCTGCACCACGTCCCGATGCACTCCACGAACATCGCGTACCTGCCGCTGGCGCACATCGCCGAGCGCGCGCTGTCGATCTACATCCCGATCGTCGCCGCGGGCCACGTGCACACCGTCGGCAATCCGTCCGACGTGGTCACCGCCCTCGGCCAGGTGCATCCGCAGAGCTTCTTCGGCGTGCCGCGGGTGTGGGAGAAGATGGTGGCGAGCCTGAAGAACATGCTCGCCGGCCTGCCCGAGGACCGGCGCGAGGCGCTCGTCTCGGCGAACGAACTCCTGCAAGAGGGCTACAAACTCCGCAGCGCGGGCAAGGAGGTGCCCGCCGATCTCGCCGAGCGCATCGCGAAGACCGACGAGACCGTGCTCGCGCCGGTGCGCGCGCTGCTCGGGTTCGACAACCTGTACATCGCCTCCAGCGGCGCGGCCGCTCTGCCACTGGAAGTGCTGTACTTCATCGCCGGGTTGGGCGTCGAGATCCGCGAGGTCTGGGGCCTGTCCGAAACCACCGGCGCGGCGACCGCGAACAGCGCCGACGCGTTCCGCGCGGGCACCGTCGGACGTCCGATCGACGGCGTCGAGGTGAAGACCGGCGAGGACGGCGAACTGCTGGTCCGAGGTCCGATCGTGTTCCTCGGCTACCTGCAGGCGGACGGCACGATCGAATCGGCCACCGACGCCGACGGCTGGTTCGCGACCGGCGACATCGGCACGATCGACGACGACGGCTACGTCACGATCACCGACCGCAAGAAGGAACTGATCATCACCTCGAGCGGCAAGAACATCGCGCCGACCCGGATCGAGGGCTTGCTGAAGGAGCACCCGCTGATCGGCCAGGCAGTCGCGATCGGCGACGGGCGGCCGTACGTGACCGCGCTGATCGTGCTCGACGACGAGATCGCGCCCGGCTGGGCCGCGGCGAACGGCGTCGAAGCGGACGGGATCGACGCGCTCGCCGCGCACGAGGCGGTCCAGGCGGAGATCGCCCGCGCCGTCGAATCAGCCAACAGCAGGCTGGCACGCGCGGAGCAGATCAAGAAGTACCAGGTGCTCACCACCGCGTGGACACCCGAAACCGGCGAGCTGACCCCGACGCTCAAGCTCAAGCGCCGGGTGATCAACGACCGCTACCGCCCCGACATCGCCTCGCTCTACGCGTGA
- a CDS encoding HPr family phosphocarrier protein, whose amino-acid sequence MPEEALVYQRRIVVASSVGLHARPAGLVAQAAAAQPAKVRIAKVSGGAAGDPVDAGSVLSLMTLGAAHGDEVELSADGDQARESVDVLVELIAKDLDA is encoded by the coding sequence ATGCCTGAGGAGGCTCTCGTGTACCAACGCCGCATCGTCGTCGCCAGCAGCGTGGGGCTGCACGCCCGTCCGGCCGGGCTGGTCGCGCAGGCCGCCGCCGCCCAGCCCGCGAAGGTCCGCATCGCCAAGGTTTCCGGAGGCGCGGCAGGCGACCCGGTCGACGCGGGCAGCGTGCTGAGCCTCATGACGCTCGGCGCCGCGCACGGCGACGAGGTCGAACTCAGCGCGGACGGCGACCAGGCCCGGGAGTCGGTCGATGTGCTGGTCGAGTTGATCGCCAAGGATCTGGACGCCTGA
- a CDS encoding PTS fructose transporter subunit IIC: MKFVAITACPTGIAHTYMAAESLEQTAKANGDTIVVETQGSAGSEPLSAADIAEADAVIFAADLAVQGRERFAGKPIVEAPVKAAINDAAGLFERAKAAAAEPPAAPPAAAAEPELTTKVGEHDRLGSRIRQWLMTGVSYLIPFVAAGGLLIAVSFALGGYQIANAPKVTEHFDAGSLAGWAALMFQIGSVAFQFLVPVLAGFIAFAMADRPAIAPGFVGGAISVAIGAGFLGGLVAGLFAGGVVLGLKKIRVPKAMRGIMPVVVYPLLGTVVVGVLMYVVVGKPIAIATTGLTHWLNSLSGTSAVLLGALLGLMMAFDMGGPVNKAAYAFAVGGLTTGSAGSLQIMAAVMAAGMVPPLALALASTVRKKLFTAAERENGRAAWLLGASFITEGAIPFAAADPFRVIPSIMAGSAVTGALSMAFGATLRAPHGGIFVVPLIGNPLLFLVALVAGTLVAAASVVLLKQLRFRSAESAAAVSAHPVNA, translated from the coding sequence ATGAAGTTCGTCGCCATCACCGCGTGCCCCACCGGCATCGCGCACACGTACATGGCCGCCGAATCGCTGGAGCAGACCGCGAAGGCCAACGGCGACACGATCGTGGTCGAAACGCAGGGCTCGGCCGGTTCCGAACCGCTGTCCGCGGCGGACATCGCCGAGGCCGACGCGGTCATCTTCGCCGCCGACCTCGCCGTGCAGGGCCGGGAACGCTTCGCGGGCAAGCCGATCGTCGAAGCCCCGGTGAAGGCCGCGATCAACGACGCGGCCGGGCTCTTCGAACGGGCGAAAGCGGCCGCCGCGGAACCGCCCGCCGCCCCACCCGCCGCCGCCGCGGAACCGGAGCTGACCACCAAGGTCGGCGAGCACGACCGGCTCGGCTCGCGGATCCGGCAGTGGCTGATGACCGGCGTCAGCTACCTCATCCCGTTCGTCGCGGCGGGCGGCCTGCTGATCGCGGTGAGCTTCGCGCTCGGCGGGTACCAGATCGCCAACGCGCCCAAGGTCACCGAGCACTTCGACGCCGGTTCGCTCGCCGGCTGGGCCGCGCTGATGTTCCAGATCGGCAGCGTCGCGTTCCAGTTCCTGGTGCCGGTGCTCGCCGGGTTCATCGCGTTCGCGATGGCCGACCGGCCCGCCATCGCGCCCGGTTTCGTCGGCGGCGCGATCTCGGTCGCCATCGGGGCCGGCTTCCTCGGCGGCCTGGTGGCCGGGCTGTTCGCCGGCGGCGTCGTGCTGGGGCTCAAGAAGATCCGCGTGCCCAAGGCGATGCGCGGGATCATGCCGGTGGTCGTCTACCCGCTGCTCGGGACCGTGGTGGTCGGCGTGCTGATGTACGTCGTGGTCGGCAAGCCGATCGCGATCGCGACGACCGGTCTCACCCACTGGCTGAACAGCCTGAGCGGAACCAGCGCGGTGCTGCTGGGCGCGCTGCTCGGCCTGATGATGGCGTTCGACATGGGCGGTCCGGTCAACAAGGCCGCGTACGCGTTCGCCGTCGGCGGCCTGACCACCGGCAGTGCCGGTTCGCTGCAGATCATGGCCGCGGTGATGGCCGCCGGAATGGTGCCGCCGCTCGCCCTCGCGCTCGCCTCCACCGTGCGGAAGAAGCTGTTCACCGCCGCCGAGCGCGAGAACGGCCGGGCCGCGTGGCTGCTGGGCGCCTCGTTCATCACCGAGGGCGCGATCCCGTTCGCCGCGGCGGATCCGTTCCGGGTGATCCCGTCGATCATGGCCGGTTCGGCCGTCACCGGAGCGCTGTCGATGGCTTTCGGCGCGACGCTGCGCGCGCCGCACGGCGGGATCTTCGTGGTTCCGCTGATCGGGAACCCGCTGCTGTTCCTGGTCGCGCTCGTCGCCGGGACGCTGGTCGCCGCCGCTTCGGTGGTCCTGCTCAAGCAGCTGCGGTTCCGTTCCGCGGAGTCGGCCGCCGCCGTTTCCGCCCATCCGGTCAATGCCTGA
- a CDS encoding PTS sugar transporter subunit IIA: MTTSDLITADLVDLELAAADKNAAVRALAGRLVSAGRVTDLELFLKDVAAREEQMATGLEGGIGIPHCRSAAVTAPTLAFGRSAGGIDFGAPDGPAKLIFLIAAPDGADSAHLKVLAALARRLVRAEFKQTLLDGTDPAAVATYIREEVS, translated from the coding sequence ATGACCACATCAGACCTGATCACCGCCGACCTGGTCGACCTCGAGCTCGCCGCCGCGGACAAGAACGCCGCGGTCCGCGCGCTCGCGGGACGGCTCGTGTCCGCCGGGCGGGTGACCGACCTCGAGCTGTTCCTCAAGGACGTCGCCGCCCGCGAGGAGCAGATGGCCACCGGGCTGGAGGGCGGCATCGGCATCCCGCACTGCCGCAGCGCCGCCGTCACCGCGCCGACGCTCGCCTTCGGCCGCAGCGCCGGCGGCATCGACTTCGGCGCGCCGGACGGTCCGGCGAAGCTGATCTTCCTCATCGCCGCGCCGGACGGCGCGGACTCCGCGCACCTGAAGGTGCTGGCCGCGCTGGCCCGCCGGCTCGTCCGCGCGGAGTTCAAGCAGACGCTGCTGGACGGAACCGATCCCGCCGCGGTCGCGACCTACATCCGCGAAGAGGTGTCCTGA
- the pfkB gene encoding 1-phosphofructokinase, translated as MIVTVTPNPSLDRTAQLSELRRGEVLRASRVRLDPGGKGVNVSRALAAAGSPTVALLPAGGSVGERLADLLAPEGVPVVAVPIAGTTRSNITLVEADGTTTKINEPGPEISPAELAVLQQRTVELAARAEWVVCCGSVPAGVPDDFYAQLGKLARDAGAKVAVDSSGAPLAAALAAGPDLIKPNLDELAELAGRPLPQLGDVVEVCRGLVADGVGAVLVSLGARGAVLVDRAETRHALGPLVAVRSTVGAGDAALAGFLHAGGTGPQALRAAVAYGTAAVAQEGSRMPAPQDVHPDQVRLLAADPTLTLSGAAA; from the coding sequence ATGATCGTCACCGTCACCCCCAACCCGAGCCTGGACCGGACCGCTCAGCTCAGCGAGCTTCGGCGCGGCGAGGTGCTGCGTGCTTCCCGAGTGCGGCTCGACCCCGGGGGCAAGGGCGTTAACGTCTCCCGCGCACTCGCCGCCGCCGGGTCGCCGACCGTGGCGTTGCTTCCGGCCGGAGGTTCGGTCGGCGAGCGGCTAGCCGATCTGCTCGCGCCGGAAGGCGTGCCGGTGGTCGCGGTGCCGATCGCGGGCACCACGCGCAGCAACATCACCCTGGTCGAAGCCGACGGCACGACCACCAAGATCAACGAACCCGGCCCGGAGATCTCCCCCGCCGAGCTGGCCGTGTTGCAGCAGCGCACCGTCGAACTCGCCGCCCGCGCCGAATGGGTCGTGTGCTGCGGCAGCGTGCCCGCCGGGGTGCCGGATGATTTCTACGCGCAGCTCGGCAAACTGGCCCGCGACGCCGGGGCGAAGGTCGCCGTCGACTCCTCCGGGGCGCCGCTGGCCGCCGCGCTCGCCGCCGGGCCCGACCTGATCAAGCCGAATCTCGACGAGCTGGCCGAGCTGGCCGGGCGGCCGCTGCCGCAGCTCGGCGACGTGGTCGAGGTGTGCCGCGGCCTGGTCGCCGACGGTGTCGGAGCGGTGCTGGTCAGCCTCGGCGCGCGCGGTGCCGTGCTGGTCGACCGCGCCGAGACCAGGCACGCGCTCGGCCCGCTGGTCGCCGTGCGCAGCACCGTCGGCGCCGGAGACGCCGCACTCGCCGGATTCCTCCACGCGGGAGGAACCGGCCCCCAAGCCCTGCGCGCCGCGGTCGCCTACGGCACCGCCGCGGTCGCGCAGGAGGGCAGCCGCATGCCCGCCCCGCAGGACGTGCACCCGGACCAGGTGCGCCTGCTCGCCGCCGATCCCACCCTCACCCTCAGCGGAGCCGCAGCATGA
- a CDS encoding DeoR/GlpR family DNA-binding transcription regulator, with protein sequence MYAAERHQLLAQRARRDGRVDVGDLAAELGVAPETIRRDLGVLERQGVVRRVYGGAVAVDRLDFEPEVAQRDQTNAAEKDAIARAALDQVPDRGSVLLDAGTTTSRLATLLPADRDLTVITNSISIASILATRPGITLQILGGRVRGTTLATVGSASLHALDGLLADVAFLGANGFSAEHGCTTPDLEEAGVKSALVAAARRRVLLADHSKYGADQLSRFARLSEIDVLITDGGIDAGAVAELEEAGPEVVLA encoded by the coding sequence ATGTACGCCGCCGAACGGCATCAGCTCCTCGCACAGCGGGCACGCCGAGACGGACGGGTCGACGTGGGCGACCTCGCCGCGGAACTGGGCGTCGCGCCCGAAACCATCCGCCGCGACCTGGGCGTCCTCGAACGCCAGGGTGTCGTCCGCCGGGTCTACGGCGGCGCGGTCGCGGTGGACCGGCTCGACTTCGAGCCCGAGGTCGCGCAGCGGGACCAGACCAACGCCGCGGAAAAGGACGCGATCGCCCGCGCCGCGCTCGACCAGGTCCCCGACCGCGGTTCGGTGCTGCTCGACGCGGGCACCACGACCAGCCGCCTGGCGACGCTGCTCCCGGCCGATCGCGACCTGACGGTCATCACGAACTCGATTTCGATCGCGTCGATCCTGGCCACCCGCCCGGGAATCACCCTGCAAATCCTCGGCGGCCGGGTCCGCGGGACAACGCTCGCCACGGTCGGCTCCGCGTCGCTGCACGCGCTCGACGGGCTGCTGGCCGATGTCGCTTTCCTTGGCGCGAACGGGTTTTCCGCCGAGCACGGTTGCACGACGCCGGATCTCGAAGAGGCCGGGGTGAAGTCCGCGCTCGTGGCCGCGGCTCGTCGCCGGGTTCTGCTTGCCGACCACAGCAAGTACGGGGCGGATCAGCTGAGCCGGTTCGCGCGGTTGTCGGAGATCGACGTGCTGATCACCGACGGCGGGATCGATGCGGGTGCGGTCGCGGAGCTGGAAGAGGCGGGTCCGGAAGTGGTGCTCGCATGA